Proteins co-encoded in one Psychromonas sp. L1A2 genomic window:
- a CDS encoding bifunctional tRNA (adenosine(37)-C2)-methyltransferase TrmG/ribosomal RNA large subunit methyltransferase RlmN, which produces MSQKKVNLLDLNRQGLQDFFTEMGEKPFRTKQVMKWIYHFGCEDFDQMTDLNKGLREKLKQRAEIVAPEIKVEQRSEDGTIKWAMTVGNQEVETVYIPEKERATLCVSSQVGCALACDFCSTAQQGFNRNLTVSEIIGQVWRAAKIIGVMGESGTRPITNVVMMGMGEPLLNLNNVVPAMELMLDDLGYALSKRRVTLSTSGVVPALDILGDKIDVALAISLHAPNDELRSKMMPINDKYNIADFLAGVKRYISKSNANRGKVTIEYLLLDHVNDSTDQAHELAHLLKDTPCKINLIPFNPFPGNDYTKPSNSRVDRFNKVLMEYGYTVIVRKTRGDDIDAACGQLVGDVIDRTKRTMNKRQHGENISVQQN; this is translated from the coding sequence ATGAGTCAGAAAAAAGTAAACCTGTTAGATTTAAACCGTCAAGGTTTGCAAGATTTTTTCACTGAAATGGGTGAGAAACCATTTCGTACTAAACAGGTCATGAAATGGATTTACCATTTTGGCTGTGAAGACTTTGATCAAATGACTGATCTCAACAAAGGCCTACGAGAAAAGCTTAAGCAGCGTGCAGAAATAGTGGCACCTGAAATAAAAGTTGAGCAACGCAGTGAAGATGGCACTATTAAGTGGGCGATGACGGTAGGTAATCAAGAAGTTGAAACTGTTTATATCCCAGAAAAAGAGCGCGCAACTTTATGTGTATCTTCACAAGTAGGTTGTGCTTTAGCTTGTGATTTTTGTTCAACAGCTCAACAAGGCTTTAACCGTAACCTAACCGTCTCTGAAATTATTGGCCAAGTATGGCGTGCTGCTAAAATCATTGGTGTGATGGGAGAAAGTGGAACGCGACCTATTACTAATGTTGTAATGATGGGAATGGGTGAACCTTTATTAAATCTAAATAATGTGGTTCCTGCAATGGAGTTAATGTTAGATGATTTAGGTTATGCACTGTCTAAACGTCGTGTAACGTTATCAACATCGGGTGTTGTGCCTGCTTTAGATATCCTAGGTGATAAAATTGACGTGGCTTTAGCTATTTCATTACATGCACCAAATGACGAACTACGCTCGAAAATGATGCCAATCAATGATAAATATAATATTGCTGATTTCTTAGCGGGTGTAAAACGTTATATTAGTAAATCAAATGCTAACCGTGGCAAAGTGACTATTGAGTATTTATTATTAGATCATGTTAATGATTCAACAGATCAAGCACATGAATTAGCACATCTATTAAAAGATACACCGTGTAAAATTAACTTAATACCCTTTAATCCGTTCCCGGGTAATGATTATACTAAACCAAGTAATAGTCGTGTAGACCGATTCAATAAAGTGTTAATGGAATATGGTTACACTGTTATTGTACGTAAAACACGTGGTGATGATATTGATGCTGCTTGTGGTCAGTTGGTAGGGGATGTTATTGACCGTACAAAACGCACTATGAATAAACGTCAACATGGTGAAAATATCAGCGTTCAACAGAACTAA
- the pilW gene encoding type IV pilus biogenesis/stability protein PilW, giving the protein MRFIFVALISVFFISACVSTETTTTVNSPGGKKMAFDPKGAADTRIKLALLYLENKQMQQAKENLDTALKYQPDSAKVHRIFAYYYEKVNENDKAEKFYKESLSLDPDNGDTNHNYATFLCGQSEYVKAEEYFLKAISAPNYTRVARSYANAAICAEKANHNDKAIFYYGYALSHSPNSNEINLSLAKLNITEKNYQAAVLNLFAFQKDSKPTAESLWQWIRLSYATGKESSLSRYSTQLLQKFPESEQALNYLTNKYYD; this is encoded by the coding sequence ATGCGTTTTATATTTGTAGCTTTAATATCTGTCTTTTTTATCTCAGCTTGTGTCTCGACCGAAACGACCACCACTGTTAATAGTCCTGGTGGCAAAAAAATGGCCTTTGATCCTAAAGGTGCTGCTGATACGCGCATTAAGTTAGCGTTGCTTTATCTAGAAAACAAACAAATGCAGCAAGCAAAAGAAAACCTCGATACCGCACTAAAATACCAACCTGATAGCGCTAAAGTTCACCGTATATTTGCCTATTACTACGAGAAAGTGAATGAAAATGATAAAGCGGAGAAATTCTACAAAGAGTCCCTATCATTAGATCCTGACAACGGCGATACTAACCATAACTACGCTACTTTTTTATGTGGTCAAAGTGAATACGTTAAAGCTGAAGAATATTTCTTAAAAGCTATCTCTGCTCCGAACTACACGCGTGTTGCTCGGTCTTATGCTAATGCCGCTATTTGTGCTGAAAAAGCCAATCATAATGACAAAGCTATTTTCTATTATGGTTATGCTTTATCGCATAGCCCTAACAGTAATGAAATAAACTTATCATTAGCAAAGCTAAATATTACTGAAAAAAATTACCAAGCCGCTGTCCTTAACTTATTTGCTTTTCAAAAAGATTCAAAACCTACGGCTGAAAGTTTATGGCAATGGATTCGTTTGAGTTATGCTACAGGAAAGGAGAGCAGTTTATCTCGCTATTCGACTCAACTTTTACAAAAGTTCCCTGAATCAGAGCAAGCCTTAAATTACTTAACGAATAAATACTATGACTGA
- a CDS encoding helix-turn-helix domain-containing protein, with the protein MTEQTMPITEHDMPTTEHKMTLDKALKKHRLAANLSVEEIALKLNLKTTVIEGLENDLAQLIEDEVHPVIYLRGYLANFSKAVRLPNLESFPEYQQLSSPGKSVNTLSNPYILTNKKQSSNKFAWFVLLLLVGCITSTIYYWESVSASLFSQTVVDTENIHMRLPEPGENSFIDTYAEDNELAAEQATETSSVESQAVDSEEEPLSTEATSEADATL; encoded by the coding sequence ATGACTGAGCAAACTATGCCTATAACAGAACATGATATGCCTACAACGGAACATAAAATGACGCTTGACAAAGCCCTAAAAAAACATCGCTTAGCGGCTAATTTGTCCGTTGAGGAAATCGCACTAAAACTTAATCTAAAAACAACTGTCATTGAAGGACTTGAAAATGACCTTGCACAATTGATTGAAGATGAAGTTCATCCAGTTATTTATTTACGAGGTTACTTAGCTAACTTTAGTAAAGCAGTACGTTTACCAAACCTTGAATCATTCCCAGAATATCAACAATTAAGTAGTCCAGGTAAATCAGTAAATACATTAAGCAACCCTTACATTCTGACTAATAAAAAACAATCATCGAATAAATTTGCATGGTTTGTTTTATTGCTTCTTGTTGGTTGTATTACGAGTACTATTTATTATTGGGAAAGTGTTTCTGCTTCATTATTTTCTCAGACGGTTGTTGATACTGAAAATATACATATGCGCTTACCTGAACCTGGCGAAAATAGTTTTATCGATACCTATGCTGAAGACAACGAGTTAGCGGCTGAGCAAGCGACAGAGACTTCATCAGTCGAAAGTCAGGCTGTTGATAGTGAAGAAGAACCGCTATCGACAGAAGCAACATCTGAAGCTGATGCAACACTTTAA
- the ispG gene encoding flavodoxin-dependent (E)-4-hydroxy-3-methylbut-2-enyl-diphosphate synthase, with protein sequence MSHTSSIIRRESKQIMVGNVPVGGGAPITVQSMTNTLTTDVAATVAQIKRLEAVGADMVRISVPTMNAAEAFREIKKQCNIPLIADIHFDYRIALKVAEYGVDCLRINPGNIGNEQRIRSVVDCARHNNIPIRIGVNGGSLEADIQEKYGEPTAQALVDSALRHVDILDRLNFEQFKVSVKASDALLAVESYQLLAKQIIQPLHLGITEAGGLRSGSVKSAVGLGLLLSQGIGDTLRVSLAADPVEEIKVGFDILKSLRIRSRGINFIACPTCSRQEFDVIATVNALEERLEDVVMPMDVSIIGCVVNGPGEALVSDIGITGGKNKSGFYEDGTRQRDRFDNDNVIDQLEAKIRARISRSDQSQIIVKG encoded by the coding sequence ATGAGCCATACCTCTTCGATTATACGCCGCGAGTCTAAACAGATTATGGTGGGAAATGTCCCTGTGGGTGGCGGTGCGCCAATTACCGTTCAATCAATGACCAATACTTTAACCACCGATGTTGCCGCGACGGTTGCACAAATCAAACGTTTAGAAGCGGTTGGTGCAGATATGGTGCGTATATCAGTACCGACTATGAATGCTGCAGAAGCATTTCGTGAAATTAAAAAACAATGCAACATTCCTCTCATTGCCGATATTCATTTTGATTACCGTATTGCATTAAAAGTAGCAGAATACGGTGTGGATTGTTTACGTATTAACCCAGGTAATATTGGTAATGAACAACGAATTCGTAGTGTAGTTGATTGTGCTCGACACAATAATATTCCTATTCGAATTGGCGTTAATGGTGGTTCATTAGAAGCTGATATTCAAGAAAAATATGGCGAACCAACGGCACAAGCCTTAGTTGATTCAGCATTACGACATGTGGATATATTAGACCGTTTAAACTTTGAACAGTTTAAAGTCAGTGTGAAAGCATCTGATGCATTATTAGCCGTAGAATCTTACCAGTTACTAGCAAAACAAATCATTCAACCATTACACTTAGGGATCACTGAAGCGGGTGGTTTACGTAGTGGTAGTGTTAAATCAGCTGTCGGTTTGGGTTTGTTATTATCACAAGGTATTGGCGATACATTACGTGTTTCATTGGCTGCAGATCCCGTTGAGGAGATTAAAGTTGGGTTTGATATTTTAAAATCACTGCGCATCCGTAGCCGTGGAATTAACTTTATTGCTTGTCCAACCTGTTCACGTCAAGAGTTTGATGTGATTGCAACGGTCAATGCATTAGAAGAACGTCTAGAAGATGTAGTGATGCCAATGGATGTTTCAATTATTGGTTGTGTGGTAAATGGTCCTGGTGAAGCATTAGTGTCCGATATTGGTATTACTGGTGGTAAAAATAAAAGTGGTTTTTATGAAGACGGTACGCGTCAACGAGATCGTTTTGATAATGACAATGTAATTGATCAGCTAGAAGCAAAAATTCGTGCGCGTATCAGTCGTAGCGATCAAAGCCAAATTATTGTAAAAGGGTAA
- the hisS gene encoding histidine--tRNA ligase, translating to MAKKIQAIRGMNDTLPEQTPVWQKLESLIRQTVSSYGYSEIRMPIVESTHLFKRSIGEVTDIVEKEMYTFEDRNGDSLTLRPEGTASCVRAGNEHGLLYNQERRMWYIGPMFRHERPQKGRYRQFHQVGIETFGIASADIDAEVILLSARLWKALGIQDHVELQLNSLGSNEERNAYKAKLVEFLQLHEDKLDDDSKRRMLTNPLRVLDSKNEAVQAILEDAPKLSDYFGDETAAHFAKVQAYLDAAGIKYVINERIVRGLDYYNRTVFEWVTSSLGSQGTICAGGRYDGLVEQLGGKATPAVGFAMGLERIILMLETLELNDDVKGDVDIYSILVGEGTDVAGFKASELIRDQLPHLKMMHHCGAGNFKKQMKRADKSGASVALIIGESELESGCVTIKDLHGNSEQQTVAIDSLVKVLPTYFA from the coding sequence GTGGCAAAGAAGATACAAGCTATTCGTGGTATGAACGATACCCTTCCTGAGCAAACCCCAGTTTGGCAGAAATTAGAATCGTTAATTAGACAAACAGTTAGCAGTTATGGCTATTCTGAAATTCGTATGCCAATCGTAGAAAGCACGCATCTATTTAAACGATCAATTGGTGAAGTAACTGATATCGTTGAAAAAGAAATGTACACTTTTGAAGATCGTAACGGTGATAGTTTAACCTTACGTCCTGAAGGTACTGCATCATGTGTACGTGCAGGTAACGAGCATGGTTTACTTTATAACCAAGAACGTAGAATGTGGTACATCGGACCTATGTTCCGACATGAACGTCCTCAAAAAGGGCGTTACCGTCAATTCCATCAAGTTGGGATTGAAACATTTGGTATTGCCAGTGCAGATATCGATGCAGAAGTTATTTTATTATCAGCTCGTTTGTGGAAAGCATTAGGCATTCAAGATCATGTTGAACTGCAATTGAATTCACTAGGTAGTAATGAAGAGCGTAATGCTTATAAAGCTAAGTTAGTTGAGTTTTTACAATTGCATGAAGATAAGTTAGACGATGACAGTAAACGTCGTATGTTAACTAATCCATTACGTGTTTTAGACAGTAAAAATGAAGCAGTTCAAGCAATCTTAGAAGATGCACCGAAACTATCTGATTATTTTGGTGACGAAACAGCTGCACACTTTGCAAAAGTTCAAGCTTATTTAGATGCTGCAGGCATTAAATATGTGATTAATGAACGTATTGTTCGTGGTTTAGACTATTACAATCGCACTGTATTTGAGTGGGTCACATCGAGCTTAGGTTCACAGGGTACTATTTGTGCTGGTGGACGTTATGATGGTTTGGTTGAACAACTTGGTGGTAAAGCAACACCGGCTGTTGGTTTCGCAATGGGTTTAGAGCGTATTATTTTAATGCTTGAAACTTTAGAATTGAACGACGATGTTAAAGGTGATGTTGATATTTACAGTATTTTAGTTGGTGAAGGGACAGATGTTGCAGGATTTAAAGCATCTGAGCTGATTCGTGACCAACTACCGCATTTAAAAATGATGCATCACTGTGGTGCTGGTAACTTTAAAAAACAAATGAAACGTGCCGATAAAAGTGGCGCTTCAGTTGCCTTAATTATAGGTGAAAGTGAGTTAGAGAGTGGCTGTGTCACAATTAAAGACTTACATGGAAATTCAGAGCAACAAACCGTTGCAATTGACAGCTTAGTTAAGGTATTACCTACCTACTTTGCATAA
- a CDS encoding YfgM family protein, which produces MVDIIEGYETEEQQVDAIKKWWSENGTMLIVGAVIGLAGLWGWRYYGETVSTNQEQASAEFAQVLVKYDAKGEDHSNTEMQTFIADNKGNSYATLGSLLLAKEAVEAGDFALAKTQLTDLLASNEYAPLNPVIELRLARVNTELGDYDAALSTLNNITDEGFLVKANQSKGVVYLKQGNVESARGAFQDAVDASEGRVDPILQLQLDDLAVAKADIAPAPKLDAAQ; this is translated from the coding sequence GTGGTTGATATTATTGAAGGTTACGAAACAGAAGAACAACAAGTTGATGCAATTAAGAAATGGTGGAGTGAAAACGGAACCATGCTTATCGTGGGAGCTGTTATTGGTCTAGCTGGTTTATGGGGATGGCGTTACTACGGTGAAACCGTATCGACAAACCAAGAGCAAGCATCAGCTGAATTTGCACAAGTATTAGTTAAATATGATGCTAAAGGTGAAGATCATAGCAATACAGAAATGCAAACATTCATTGCAGACAATAAAGGGAATAGTTACGCAACACTAGGTTCTTTGTTATTAGCAAAAGAAGCGGTTGAAGCAGGTGACTTTGCCTTAGCAAAAACACAATTAACTGATCTATTAGCAAGCAATGAGTATGCGCCTTTAAACCCTGTTATAGAGCTACGTTTAGCACGTGTGAATACAGAATTAGGTGATTATGATGCTGCATTATCAACGTTAAACAACATTACAGATGAAGGCTTTTTAGTAAAAGCTAATCAAAGTAAAGGGGTTGTTTATTTAAAACAAGGTAATGTTGAATCTGCACGTGGTGCATTTCAAGACGCAGTTGACGCAAGTGAAGGTCGTGTTGACCCAATCTTACAATTACAGTTAGATGATTTAGCCGTTGCTAAAGCAGATATTGCTCCAGCACCTAAATTAGATGCTGCGCAATAA